The following proteins come from a genomic window of Streptomyces sp. NBC_01716:
- a CDS encoding putative cobaltochelatase — protein sequence MSTPYPFTAIVGQDDLRLALLLNAVSPAVGGVLVRGEKGTAKSTAVRGLSAVLPDVAVVAGCRFSCDPGAPDPACPDGPHEAGPGSARPARVVELPVGASEDRLVGALDIERALAEGVKSFEPGLLADAHRGVLYVDEVNLLHDHLVDLLLDAAAMGASYVEREGVSVRHAARFLLVGTMNPEEGELRPQLLDRFGLTVEVTASREPDLRVEVVRRRLAYDDDPAAFAARWADEENELRARIVAARALLPEVRLGDAALRQIAATCAAFEVDGMRADIVMARTATTLAAWAGRTVVLAEDVRQAALLALPHRRRRNPFDAPGLDEEKLDDTLEEFGGDDGSPDDDPDPDGPGGGGQPPQDGPEGPRGPEAGESPAEPAEAPAEPEEGQGGRPAGGGGEQSAVRAAEPFRTKTLSVPGLGEGAAGRRSRARTDHGRTTGARRPRGALSKLHLAATIQAAAPHQRARGRSGRGLVVRRDDLRQANREGREGNLVLFVVDASGSMAARQRMSAVKGAVLSLLLDAYQRRDKVGLITFRGKDATVALPPTSSVDAAAVRLESLPTGGRTPLSAGLLKAHDVLRVERMRDPARRPLLVVVTDGRATGGADPVALGTRAARLHAADGTASVVVDCESGPVRLGLAVALAGELGGTAVTLDELRADSIAGLVRDVRGASGAYGRVA from the coding sequence CCGCGAAGAGCACGGCCGTGCGCGGGCTCTCCGCGGTGCTGCCGGACGTCGCCGTCGTCGCGGGCTGCCGCTTCTCCTGCGACCCGGGAGCACCCGACCCGGCGTGCCCCGACGGGCCGCACGAGGCGGGTCCGGGGTCCGCGCGCCCCGCGCGGGTGGTCGAACTCCCCGTCGGCGCCTCCGAGGACCGGCTGGTCGGCGCGCTCGACATCGAACGGGCGCTGGCGGAGGGCGTGAAGAGCTTCGAGCCGGGGCTGCTCGCCGACGCGCACCGGGGCGTGCTGTACGTGGACGAGGTCAACCTGTTGCACGACCACCTGGTGGACCTGCTGTTGGACGCCGCCGCGATGGGGGCCTCCTACGTAGAGCGCGAGGGCGTCTCCGTACGGCATGCCGCGCGGTTCCTGCTCGTGGGGACGATGAACCCCGAAGAGGGCGAGCTGCGGCCGCAGTTGCTCGACCGGTTCGGACTCACCGTCGAGGTCACCGCCTCGCGCGAGCCCGATCTGCGGGTGGAGGTCGTACGGCGCCGGCTCGCCTACGACGACGACCCCGCCGCGTTCGCCGCGCGCTGGGCCGACGAGGAGAACGAGCTGCGGGCGCGCATCGTGGCCGCGCGGGCGCTGCTGCCCGAGGTACGGCTCGGTGACGCCGCGCTGCGGCAGATCGCCGCGACGTGCGCCGCGTTCGAGGTGGACGGCATGCGCGCCGACATCGTGATGGCCAGGACGGCGACGACGCTCGCCGCGTGGGCGGGGCGCACGGTCGTGCTGGCGGAGGACGTACGGCAGGCGGCGCTGCTCGCGCTGCCGCACCGCAGGCGGCGCAATCCGTTCGACGCACCGGGGCTGGACGAGGAGAAACTGGACGACACGCTGGAGGAGTTCGGCGGCGATGACGGCTCTCCCGACGACGACCCGGATCCGGACGGGCCTGGCGGGGGCGGGCAGCCGCCGCAGGACGGGCCTGAGGGGCCGCGGGGGCCGGAAGCGGGGGAAAGCCCGGCCGAGCCCGCCGAGGCGCCTGCGGAGCCCGAGGAGGGGCAGGGCGGCCGTCCCGCCGGGGGCGGCGGTGAGCAGTCCGCCGTACGCGCCGCCGAGCCCTTCCGTACGAAGACGCTCAGCGTGCCCGGTCTCGGTGAGGGTGCGGCGGGGCGCCGTTCCCGGGCGCGTACCGACCACGGGCGTACGACCGGGGCCAGGCGGCCACGGGGCGCGCTGAGCAAACTGCATCTGGCCGCGACGATCCAGGCCGCCGCGCCGCACCAGCGGGCGCGTGGCCGTTCCGGGCGCGGGCTGGTGGTACGGCGCGACGATCTGCGGCAGGCGAACCGCGAGGGGCGCGAGGGCAATCTGGTGCTGTTCGTGGTGGACGCCTCCGGGTCGATGGCCGCGCGGCAGCGCATGTCGGCTGTGAAGGGCGCCGTCCTGTCGCTGCTCCTGGACGCGTACCAGCGGCGCGACAAGGTCGGTCTGATCACCTTCCGTGGGAAGGACGCCACGGTGGCGCTGCCGCCTACCTCCTCGGTCGACGCGGCGGCCGTACGGCTGGAGTCGCTGCCCACCGGCGGGCGGACTCCGTTGTCCGCCGGGCTGTTGAAGGCGCACGACGTCCTTCGGGTGGAGCGGATGCGTGATCCCGCGCGGCGCCCGCTGCTCGTCGTGGTCACCGACGGGCGGGCGACCGGCGGGGCCGATCCGGTGGCGCTCGGGACTCGCGCGGCACGGCTGCACGCCGCCGACGGCACGGCGTCGGTGGTCGTGGACTGCGAGTCGGGGCCGGTACGGCTCGGGTTGGCGGTCGCGCTCGCGGGCGAGCTCGGCGGCACGGCCGTCACGCTCGACGAGTTGCGCGCGGACAGCATCGCGGGGCTGGTCAGGGATGTGCGAGGCGCTTCGGGCGCGTACGGGAGGGTTGCCTGA